The sequence below is a genomic window from Polaribacter vadi.
GTTTTAATTAAAAAATATGTAAAGCAAAATGCACGTTTGGTAGCTTTTAATGTAGATCCGAAGTTTAACAATGCAATTGATGGCTTGATGTACATTAAAGTTTCAGATATTCCTGATAGTACAGTAAAACCAGTGATGGAAGAGTTTCAGGCAGAATTGGAGAGAAAAGCTGCAGAGGTGCAAAATAAATAGTTTAAGTTTCTATTTCTGCTCTAAATTTTGTTTGCAAAAGTATAATACCTCACTTTTAATTTTTTAAATGAGCAAAAAATCTATTTAATTGCATTAAACTATTTTTAAGAATAGCTCTAAATTTGATGTTCAAATAATTACATAAACTCATGAAACTTATCAAAAAAATTACAGCGATTTTAACAATTACATCATTTTTACTTGTTTCTTGTAACCAAAAAGAAAAAGAATATAATTTAACATTAAATGATGGGACAGAAGTTTTCTACAACTCAAATGATGAAAGTGCAATTTCTATAATGGGTTGGAGTGAATTTAACGAGATCAATAAAGATTTACTAAACTTAAAAGACAAAGAGTATAATATTACAATTAATAGTTTAGAGGGTTTGAATGGGGCAATTACTAATTTGGCAAATACAGTTCCATCTTCTTTAAAAACAGAAGAAGTTTTAGAAGATATTAGTGATTTACAAGAAGAATACACAAAATTAATCAACGAAAAAAATGCGCCACTTAAAAATGTAAAACAAAACATTGAAGAGTTAGTTGAAAAATTTGATGATTTACGAGAAGAATTAAATGAAACTGTAGAAGATTACATAAAAAAATAAACAAGAATTTTAAAATAAAAAAGAGCGATTTAATTATTAAATCGCTCTTTTTTTTATGCTCTTTTTAGAAATTTAAAGTTGCTCCTACTAAGAAATTTCTGGTTGCTTGAGGATAAAAACCAGCACCATCAACTGTAGTTGCTGTACCAGGATTAGACCAAGTGTCATCATACGTATAATAGTAACCTCTATCTACATATTCTGCATTAAAAATATTATTTACTAAAGCAGTTAGTGTAATCGATTTAAAAATTTTGTTAGTTTTTATTTGATACACCACATTTATATCGCTTGTAAAAAAACTATCTAACACATCATTATCAGAAACAGCACTGTTTAAATTACTCATTAATTGTTGCCCAACATATTTTGATAAAAAGGTAAATTGTAAATTCTCTAAAGGATTGTAAATAAACATATTTCCAGCGATTACTTCTGGTGAAAAAGATAAATCTGTATTGCCTAAATTCTGTAAATTACCATCGATTTCAGTTACAAAATCTCTGTTTTTATTATTGCTAAAAGCAGCATTTGGTTTTATAGAGAATTTATCCGAGATTCTAATATCTGCATCAATCTCTAAACCTAATCTGTAACTACTTCCAGAAGTTGCTCTTATAGGTTGCCCAACATCATCTAAAGCACCCGTTAAAACCAACTGATCTTTATAATCCATATAATAAACGTTGGTGTTTAGTTTGATGTTTCCATTGTTTAAACGCCAACCCAATTCAAAATCATTTAAAGATTCTGGTGTAGAAACTCCGTTTTCAAAATCGTTTCTGTTAGGTTCTCTATTGGCAACTGCAAAAGAAGTATATAAATTATTATTTTGGTTGATGTTATACGTAAAACCAAACTTTGGGTTAAAGAAATTAAAATTTGCATCTACATCTATAGGAACAATATCATTGGTAATTCCTTTAGTTTGATAACCTACAAAACGACCTTGTAAATCTGCATAGGCAGATAGTTTTTCATTAATACTAAACGTTGCTTTTGCAAACATAGAAAAGTCCGTCTTTTTAGCATCAGAAAAATAATAACGATCTCTAATACTTACGTTTGGCGCTAAATTTTCTCCCCAAATTACTTCTCCAAAATGATCTCCTGTGTAATGAGAATACGAAATTCCAGTTATAAAATTGATTTTATCTGTTTTGTAATTTGTGTTGAAATTAAAAACATAAAAATCATTATCTAACCAACGTCTTACAATTACATCACTATCATCCACTATTAAATTATTGAAATCTGCTGCGCTTTCTTCTTCTTTAAATTGCTCAAAAAATCCAGAACCTTTGGTGTAGTTTAATCCTAAAGTTGTAGACCAATTGTTGTTTAATTTTTCATTCCAATGTAATTGATAATGGTTTTGATTATAATCGTCCACTTCATTATCATACGTATAAGGATTTTGTTTTCTATCTTCCTTTAATTGAGTTGCTGTTAAACCTTCCCAAGCTTGGTAGGTTAATTCTTTTCCTCCAAAAGTAATGGCTTTAATCAGCGTATTTTCATCAGAATAACTTCCTTGTAAAAAGTACGATTTTAAATCTGCAGAAGCTCTATCTACATAACCATCTGTAGAAATATTAGATAAACGACCAGCAATTTCTATGTGATTATTCAACTTTCCTGTACTAAATTTTACAGTATGTTTTCTGGTATTAAAAGAACCAAAAGAATTGGAAATTTCCCCATAAGCTTCGTCTGAAATTGCATCTGTTAAAATATTTAAACTTGCACCAAAAGCTCCTGAACCGTTAGTTGAAGTTCCAACACCTCTTTGTAATTGCAAATTTTCTGTAGAGGATGCAAAATCGCCTAAATTCACCCAAAATGAACCATGACTTTCTGCATCATTATAAGGAATTCCGTTTACAGTTACATTAATTCGCTCGCTGTTAGAACCACGAACGCTCATGTAAGTGTACCCAACTCCTGCACCTCCATCAGTAGAAGAAACCACAGAAGGTAAGTAGTTTAACAAAATAGGAATGTCTTGTCCTAAATTTCGTTTGGCAATTTCTTTTTTTGATAAGTTAGAAAATGTTACAGGAATATCTGTATTTGCACGAACTGCAGCTACCAAAACTTCGTCTAAAACAGTTTCATCAGCATTTAACTGAACCACATATTCTTCATTTTTAGAAAGTGTAATTTTCTCTGAAATTGTTTTGTAACCTAAAAAAGAAACTTCTAAAGTGTACGTTCCTTTTATTAGTGTAAAACTAAAATTACCATCAAAATCTGCTGATGTTCCTTTGTTAATTTCTTTAACCAAGATAGATGCTCCTGTTAAAGGTTCTTTGTTTTTATCGACAACTTTTCCTGAAAGTTTAAACGATTGGGCGTTTGCAAGTGTACTTACAAACAAGAATAAAAAAATGGATATTTTTTTCATTTTAAAAAAATTAAAACGAATAAAAAGAGGTAATTATTCTTGTGATTATTATTGAATAATTAATGTTTTGAACTTTTAAATTTATTGTTTTCAGCTATTTTGAGTGCATGCGAAAATATTTAACAATCGATAGCACTCAAACTGACAACTATAAACTTTGTCAAGTTCGAATTTCCCTAAACAGCATTACCTGTTCTAGGTTCATTGGGTATGATCTCAGCCGTTTTTAATTTCAATATTTAAAGTTTTTAATTCAAAGTTTTTACGATGAACTGCCACTGAAAACTGAATACTAAAAAAAGCACCCCTTTATGAGAACGATGCAAAACTAAGTCAGATTTTTTTCTTGGCAAATAGAAAAGTGATTTTTTTTTGAATATAATAATTTTCGTAATCATATCAATTAAGTAAAATTTTATATGAGTTCATTTTAAAAAAAAACACGCAATAAATTTGTAAAAATTATAATTCATAACATGAAAAATTATCAGCCAAAAAATAAAAACCAGAATTTAATATTCGCAATTTTTACATTTCTATTTGTATTTTCAATTAATTCTCAAGAAAAAGAAGAGAAAAAAGGAAATGGTATAGACAATTTTGTAGAGACGTTTACTTTTTATCCAAATAAAAAAAAGGTTGAAAAGGATTCAAGTTTATATTTATCAAAAATTATAACAGCACCTATTGTTAGTTATTCGCCAGAAACAGATTTTGGTTTTGGAATTGGAGCAAAATACTTGTTTAAATTTAAAGGAAGTGGAGATGAAACAAGAACATCTAACATGCCAGTTTCTATGCTGTATACGTTAAATAATCAGTTTTTTATTTATTCAGGATTTGAGATTTTTACAAATCAAGAAAAATGGGTAATTTCTGGAAATATTATTTTTCAAAATTATCCGAGGCTGTACTATGGAATAGGTCAAAATTCACCAGATACAAATGAAGAAATTTACGATACGTATCAATTTTTAATAGAGCCAATAATCTTAAAACAAGCCTTTACACGTTATTTGTTTTTAGGAGGAGGTTTTAGGTACAATACTATTTATGATACTACAGTTGAAGAAGATGGTTTGTTGGATACGAATATGCCATCAGGTTTTGATGGCTCAACATCTACTGGAGTTGAGTTAGCGCTTTTATATGATAGTAGAGACAATATTTTAAATGCTTCAAAAGGTTGGTATTTTGAGTTTACTAGAGGTTTTTATAACACTTCTTTAGGTGGCACACACGATTTTGATTTAACAAGGTTTGATTTACGTCATTATATGAAAATTTCACAAAAAAATAATGATGTTTTAGCATTTCAAGCAGTTGGTCATTTTGCGAATGGAGATGTGCCTTTAGCTGAATTAGCACTTTTTGGTAATGAACAAATTATGCGTGGTTATATTGAAGGAAGATATATTGAAGAAAATTTGTTAGCAGCGCAAGTAGAATATAGAAAAACATTTAAAGATAGCAGATTTGGGTTTGTTGCATTTGTTGGTGCAGGAGATGTTTTTAGTAAATCTACAGATTTAAGTTTAAATGATTTAAAACTAAATTATGGAGTAGGTTTACGTTTTATGCTAGATAAAAAGGAAAAATTAAATGTTAGATTCGATTATGGAGCAGGAAACGAATCTGATGGAAACTTTTACGTAAATATTGCAGAAGCTTTCTAGAAGTTTTAAAAATACTGAAAATACAAAAACGAGTAATCAACTTTTAAATTGAATTACTCGTTTTTTTTTATTCTATTTTTGGTCTTTTACGTAAAGCTTTTTTAACCGAAGTTCGTTGTTTTGTTTCAAGGCGTTTTTTAATTGCACCTTTACTCGGTTTTGTTTTCTTTCTTCTTTTAGGTCGAATTAAATTCGCTTCTATCAACCCTAAAAAACGTTTAATTGCCAAATCTTTATTCCGATGTTGAGAGCGTGTTTCTTCACAAAACAAAATCAACACATTTTCATTGGTTAATTTTGATGAAAGTTTGGTTTTTAGCAGTGTTTTTTCATCCTCAGACAAAGAATTTGAGTTTTCTAAATCGAACGTTAATTCTATTTTAGACGATGTTTTATTTACATGTTGTCCTCCAGCACCAGAACTTCTAATGGCTTTAAAGTTTAGTTCTTTAAGAATGTTTTCTACGTTCATGTGTATTGTTGTTTGACTGTATTTTATAATAATACTTCAAGAAAATCAAGATATTATTAAAATCTCCAACCAACATTTACGCCAACTCTTGGAACTAAAGTAGGCGAATTAGAACCAAATAAATTTCTTCCAACTCCAGCATATGCATCAATTGTTAAACCACCATTTGCAACGTACTTTAAACCAGCAGCAACTCCTAGAGCAGCATCTGTATATTTTACATCGTAAATACCAGAATCTTTTATGGCTTCTTTTTTACCAGAATTTATACCAAAAAAACCTTCTCCAAAAAAGTTCCAAGCATAATCTGTTGTAAAATAATGGCGATAATAAGGTGTAATCATTACATTCTCATTATACCTAAAATCTACCTCTTGTTTTGCTAAATTAAAAAGGGCAGAAACTCCAAAAGAAGATTCAGTATTTATATAATTTTCGTAAGAAAACTCTAAACTTCGAATAGCAAGAGCATCAGCAATATCTAATTTTATTTCTTTTTGAGAAAATGTAACAGCGCTTATAAAAAGCGTAATAAGGAAAATTATTTTTTTCATAAATTTATTTTTAATCAAAAATACTAATTTTTTAATTATTAGTTTAAAATCTGTAGCCGACAGAAATAGCAACTCTACCAACAGCTTCATTGTTTTCACTTTCTAAAAAATTCCTACCAATACCCAATAGTAATTCAGTTGAAAATCCTTGTTTAGAGACGAATTTACCACCAACAGAAATTCCAAGTGCGAGACCAGTTACATCTTCGTAAGTAGAATTAAATAAACCATTATCTTCTGCTGAAAATAACATTCCAAAACCTTCCACAAAAAAACCTCTGGCAAATTTTCCAGAAAAATAGCGTCTGTAAAAAGGTGTAATTGCATAGTTTAAATCGGCTATATCTTTATCTGTATTTATTGTTGCTGAAACACCGAAAGAAGATTCTTCATTAATCAATTTTTCATAAGATACATCTAACCATTTAGCAGCTAATAAGGTTAAAGCATTTATTTTAATTTCATGTTTTTTTCCAATATCTTGTGGAAATTCTTCTTCTTTTTCTTGTGCAATTGATACTGATGTTACAAATAATAAAATAAGTAGAGTAATTTTTTTCATTGTTGATTTTTTAAAATTGTTAAGTTAACAAACTCATCAAAAAATATACCACTAAATTTTAGGCTTTTCTTTAATGAGATTACAATAGTACATTTTATAGATGATAAAAAATAGAAAAGGTTGCTTAAATTAGCGATTTAATAATCACTTTTTAAAACATAGAAAGCCCCTCTATAAGGATTTTTTTGTCTTTTAAAGATTGATGATTTTCAATCTGAATAAAGTTTTCATCTTCTAATTGAGTTGTGATTTTTATCTTTTCAAAAATATAAGCATCCTTATTTTCATTCTTTAAAACAAATACAAAAGCATTATTTTCATTATTTAAAATGGCGCTTTTTGGGAGTGAAATTTCTTTGTTTTCGCCATAAATTATAGCAGCTTCTATAAACATGCCTGTTATAAAATTGGTATTTTCATCATGATTTATATGTCCATGTACTTTTATAGTTCTGTCTGTATTTACAAAAGTACCTACTAAATAAACTTCGGCTTCAAACGTTTCTGTAGATGCTTCAGGAATTCTAAATTGTATTTTCTGATCTTTCTTAATTTTCAAAATATCTTTTTCAAAAACATTCAGTTCCAAATGAATGTGATCTGTATTTATAATTTCTAACACTTCATTTGCAGAAGAAATATAAGAACCATTGCTTACATCAACTTTGGTTACAAATCCATCTATTGGCGCGTATAAGTTTATGGTCGATGAAATCTCTCCCTTTTCAATATTTGCAGGATTCAAGTTCATCATTTGTAGTTTTTTACGCAAACCATTAAATGTTGCTAAATTACTTTTGTAAGTACTTTCGGCTTTTAAATAATTTTTTTCGGAAGTTATTTGTTCATTATACAGCGTTTTTTGTCTTTCAAACTCATTTTTTAAATAGCTTAATTGCGCTGAGATTTCCAAATAATTCTGTTGAATTTCTATAAATTCTGGATTTTGTAAACTTGCAACCAATTGTCCTTTTTTTACTTTATCACCAATTAAAAGTGGAATTTTAGTTACATAACCACCCATAAAAGTACTAACGCTTGCTTTGTTTTCTGGTGGAACATCTATAATTCCAGTGGTTTTTACAGTATTATAAAATTGATGTTCTGTAAGCTCACCAAAAGCCATTTTCTCGCTTTCAAATTGCTGTTTGCTAATGGTAATTATGTTGCTGTTTGTTTCTGTTTCTTTAACACTTTCTGATTTATTTTCTTGATTTCCGCAAGCAATAAATAAAAGTGTTATTATGAATGTTGTTATATTTTTCATCTTTAAAAAGGATTTAAAGTTAGGTAGTTAATGTTGATAATAGTTTGATTGTATGTGTTTAAATTTTCCAAATAAGAAAGTTCTATTTCTTTGGCAGTTTCTATACTTTGTAGGTATTGAAAAAAATCAATTTCGCCTTCTTTAAAAGTTCTATTGGCAGTTTTTAGAATTTCATTTTTTAGGTTTTCTCCTTCATTATGATAATAATGAATGCTTTCTTTATATTGATTTAAAGTTGCCAAAAGCGATTTATATTGTGCTTCTAAAACCAGTTTATAATTTTGTTCCTCTGCTTCCACAATGTTTTTAGAGATTTTTGAAGCTTTTATTTTGGAGGAATATCCAGAAAATAATAACGGAATTTTTAATCCAATTTGATAGCCAGTTAAATTGTTGTTTAACAAATCATTAGTTCCTTTAAAATACTCCAAACTAATATCTGGTAACAAATTTTGTTTTTCTAATTTATAAAGTGCTTCTTCATAATTTTTAGCATTTTCAAAATATTGTAAACCCACATTTTCATTCGTTGAAATTGTTTGTACTTCTAAAACCGATAAATTTTCATCAACAATTTCCAAAAACTCTACCTGCACAACAGCTTTTAATTTTTCTTCGGATAAAATAACTTCTTGTAAAGCTTGTTTGTATAAAGTTTCTAATTGTTTTTGTTTTGATTTTGCTGTAATCATTTCCAAATAATTAGTTTCACCCAACTCAAATCTACGTGTTGCTTTTTTTGCAAAATCTTGATACAAACTATCTAAAAAAGCATAAGTTTTAGCCTTGTTTTTGGTGTATGCTAATTGATAAAAGCTACTTGAAACTTCTTTTTTAATTTGTTGATATTTAATATTGTAAGCGCTTTCCTCTAAAGTTAATTTTGTTTGATGCACCTTTTTATCAGCAAAATAAACAGTTGGGAATTTAAAATCTTGTGCAATTCCAAAAACTTTTAAAGGAACATTGTTTAAGGCTAAATTACTTTCATCATAACTATAATAAATACTTGTTTTATCAAAAGTAAAAGCATTTTTAATTAGGGCATTGCTTTTATCAATCTTTAAATTAGACGCTTTTAAATTGGTGTTATTTTCAATAGCTAACGCCAAAGTTTGCTCTAAATTTAGTTTAGTTTGTGCATTATTTTGCAATACAAACAGAAAACCAATAATCGTTAATAATGCTGTTTTATTCATTTTAATATTCTTTTTTTCTTCAAACCAAGCGTATAAAACTGGCAAAACTATTAACGTTAAAAGTGTTGCTGTTATTAAACCACCAATTACAACTGTGGCTAAAGGACGTTGAACTTCTGCACCAGCATTTGTGGAAATTGCCATAGGTAAAAAACCTAATGCTGCTGCAGTTGCTGTTAAAATTACGGGTCGTAAACGCTCTTTTGTTCCTTTTTTTATGCGTTCTTCAATGTTATAAAAACCTTCTTTTTTGAGTTCTTTAAAATGCTCAATTAAAACAATTCCGTTTAAAACTGCAATTCCAAAAAGTGCAATAAAACCAACGCCTGCAGAAATACTAAAAGGTAAATCTCTAAGCCATAATAAATAAACACCACCAACTGCAGAAAGTGGAATTACAACATAAACTAATAATGCTTCTTTTACAGAGCCAAAAGCAAAATAGAGTAATAAAAATATCAATGCTAATGCAATTGGCACTACAATTAATAAACGAGTTTTAGCACTTTGCAAGTTTTGAAATTGACCTCCATAAGTAATAGTATAACCCACAGGAAGTTTTAAATTTGCATCAACAATTGTTTTAATTTCATTTACAACCGATTGTAAATCTCTATTCCTTACATTAATTCCTACAACTATTCTACGTTTTGTGTCATCTCTAGAAATTTGTGCAGGTCCAGTTGTATACTTGATTTCAGCTAATTCACTTAAAGGAATTTTAGTTCCATTTGGTGTATCTACAAATAAATTTTGCAAGCTAGAAATATCTTTTCTACTACTTTCATCTAAACGAATTGCCAAATCAAAACGTTTTTCACCTTCAAAAATACTGCCAATAATTTTGCCAGCAAATCCCATTGAAATCAACTCATTTACATCAGCAATATTTAAATTATAACGAGCAATTTTATTTCTGTTATAAATGATGCTCATTTGTGGCAAACCTTCTACTTTTTCAACGACAATGTCTGAAGCACCTTGCACATTCTGAATTAAATCTTTTAGCTGATCTGCTTTTTTTGCTAAAACAGCTAAATTTTCTCCAAATATTTTAATGGCAATATCTGCTCTAACTCCAGTAATTAATTCATTAAAACGCATTTCAATTGGTTGCGTAAATTCAACTTCCATTTCAGGAATTATTGCCAAAGCTTCTTTGAATTTATCTGCTAATTCGTCTTTACTTTCTGCGGATGTCCATTCTTTTTTAGGTTTCAGTTTTATGATAACATCACTTTCTTCCATAGACATTGGATCTGTAGGAACTTCTGCTGCACCAATTCTAGTAACAACTTGGTCTACTTCAGGGAAATTATCCAGCAAAATTTGTTCAATTTTTGTTGTAATTTCTATGGTTTTCCCTAATGATGTTCCCGTTTTTAAAACAGGCTGAATTACAAAATCACCTTCATCTAATGTAGGTACAAATTCGCCTCCCATTTTACTAAAAATCCAAATACTTGAGATTAAAAGTAAACCTGCAAAACCAATTACTATTTTTTTATGATGTAAAGACCAATTAATAATTGGCGCGTAAAAACGATTCAAAAAATTCATTATTTTTATTGAAATGTTGTTTTTACTCGGCTTTTTTGGCTTCAAAAATAAAGAAGAAACCACAGGAACATATGTTAAACAAAGTAACATTGCACCAATTAGAGCAAAGCTAAAAGTAAGTGCCATTGGTTTGAACATTTTACCTTCAACACCTTCTAAAGTTAAAATAGGTATAAAAATAATTAAGATGATGAATTGCCCAAAAATGGCAGAATTCATCATTTTTGAAGCACTTTTTAGGGTTATTGCATCAATTTGCTCTTGTTTTATTGATTTTTCTAAACGTTGTAAATCATCACTTTTAGTAATAATCATAAACGTAATATATTCTACAATAATCACTGCACCATCAATAATAATCCCAAAATCGATGGCACCTAAACTCATTAAATTAGCATCAATATTAAAAATGCTCATCAAAGAAATAGCAAATAATAAACTTAAAGGAATAACAGAAGCAACCACCAAACCAGATCGAATATTACCCAACAATAAAACCACGATAAAAATTACAATAAGAGATCCTATAATTAAATTTTCTGAAATAGTGTAGGTTGTTTTATCAATCAACTCACTTCTTTCTAAAAAACCATTGATAAAAACACCTTCAGGCAACGTTTTTTGAATGGAAGCAACTCTTTCTTTTACAGCATTTATAATGCTTTTAGAATCGCCATCTTTCAACATCATAATTTGCCCAAGTACTTTTTCGCCTTCGCCATTTCCTGTAATTGCCCCAAAACGAGTTGCACTCCCAAAACCAAATTTTGCAATATCTTTAATATAAATTGGTGTGCCATTATTTTGAACGATTATGTTTCCAATATCTTCCAAACTATTTATTAACCCTTCTCCTCTAATAAAAAAAGCTTGATTCGTTTTTTCTATATATCCACCACCAGCAATGCTATTATTTTTTTCTAAAGCCTCATAAATTTTGGAGACAGAAATATTCATCGCATTCAATTTGCTTGGGTTTATAGCAACTTCATATTGCTTTAAAAATCCGCCCCAAGTATTTACTTCTACAACTCCAGGAATACCAGAGAGCTGTCTTTTTACAATCCAATCTTGTATGGTTCTTAGTTCAGTAACCGAATATTGGTCTTTAAAATCAGGTTTTACATCTAATATATATTGATAAATTTCTCCTAAACCTGTTGTGATTGGTCCCATTTCTGGTGTACCAAAACCTTCAGGAATTTTCTCTGAAGCAGATTTAATTTTTTCGGCAATTAATTGTCTTGGTAAATAAGTTCCTAATTCATCATCAAAAACAATGGTAACCACAGATAAACCAAATTTAGAAACCGATCTAATTTCGGTAACTCCTGGTAAATTTGCCATTTCTAACTCAACAGGATACGTTATAAATTGTTCTACATCTTGTGTAGATAAATTGCGAGAAGTTGTAATTACTTGTACTTGATTGTTTGTAATATCTGGTACAGCACCAACAGAAATATGCGTAATTGAATACACACCAAAACCAATTAAAAACGCTGTAAATAGAAAAATAAGCAGCTTATTTTTTAAGCTGAATTTTATAATGTTTTCTAACATAATTCATGAAAATTTTATAAATAATAAAGTTCTTGTTTATAAAACAAGAATAGCTATCTAATAAAAAATTATGAATATTTGGGTGGCTGAAAAATTGCTGATTTCTCGTAAAAAGAATAAGAATCTTTGTAAAAATAAGTTGGTTTTAAGTTTAAAACAATATTGTTTTTTAGCTCAAAAACTTCAACTTTAAAATCAAAAACAGAAATCGAATGATTGAAATTATGAGTGCATTCTTTAAAAGGCAAATCTTCATGCTCATCATGGTTATTTGCTGCTAACAAATCTTTATCTCCATAATGTTCATAAAGAAATTCAAACAAACTATCTCCATATTTTTCCTGATGAAATTGCGCATGCTCTAACAACACATTTAATTTAGCAAAAGACTCTAAATTAATGTTTAAACTCTGTATAAGAATCAGGTTAGATATTAAAATGGCAACTATTTTCATCATTATAGATTACAAAGTAAGTCTTTTTTTTTGATTTATTTGTTGCAAATTTTAATTTATAACTGTTAAAAATTAGCTCTTAACTGCACACTTCCTGTATGAATTGCTCTTGAGTTTTCACTTTTTCTTCCTAAATAACTCAAGTTTAAATTTAAAAACGAATTCAATTTTCGGTTAAAAAGTACATTCCAAGTATAATTTTTTCCTGCCTGCAAACCCTCTAACATTTGGTAAGCAACTGGCGTGTTTGTATCGCCTGTAAAATCGTTTAAAAATACATTTACATTTGCCGAAATTTGATTCTTATTTTTGCTGATGTAAAAATATTCAACTCCAAATTTTTGCTGATTCAAAACCTCAAAATCTTCCAATCTATTTTCCTTCTTTTTAAAGTGATAAAAAGCCGAAAAGCGATTATTTTCATTATATAAAAAACTTATTTTAGGGTT
It includes:
- the arfB gene encoding alternative ribosome rescue aminoacyl-tRNA hydrolase ArfB, which produces MNVENILKELNFKAIRSSGAGGQHVNKTSSKIELTFDLENSNSLSEDEKTLLKTKLSSKLTNENVLILFCEETRSQHRNKDLAIKRFLGLIEANLIRPKRRKKTKPSKGAIKKRLETKQRTSVKKALRKRPKIE
- a CDS encoding efflux RND transporter periplasmic adaptor subunit, giving the protein MKNITTFIITLLFIACGNQENKSESVKETETNSNIITISKQQFESEKMAFGELTEHQFYNTVKTTGIIDVPPENKASVSTFMGGYVTKIPLLIGDKVKKGQLVASLQNPEFIEIQQNYLEISAQLSYLKNEFERQKTLYNEQITSEKNYLKAESTYKSNLATFNGLRKKLQMMNLNPANIEKGEISSTINLYAPIDGFVTKVDVSNGSYISSANEVLEIINTDHIHLELNVFEKDILKIKKDQKIQFRIPEASTETFEAEVYLVGTFVNTDRTIKVHGHINHDENTNFITGMFIEAAIIYGENKEISLPKSAILNNENNAFVFVLKNENKDAYIFEKIKITTQLEDENFIQIENHQSLKDKKILIEGLSMF
- a CDS encoding DUF3575 domain-containing protein; translation: MKKIIFLITLFISAVTFSQKEIKLDIADALAIRSLEFSYENYINTESSFGVSALFNLAKQEVDFRYNENVMITPYYRHYFTTDYAWNFFGEGFFGINSGKKEAIKDSGIYDVKYTDAALGVAAGLKYVANGGLTIDAYAGVGRNLFGSNSPTLVPRVGVNVGWRF
- a CDS encoding TonB-dependent receptor, with product MKKISIFLFLFVSTLANAQSFKLSGKVVDKNKEPLTGASILVKEINKGTSADFDGNFSFTLIKGTYTLEVSFLGYKTISEKITLSKNEEYVVQLNADETVLDEVLVAAVRANTDIPVTFSNLSKKEIAKRNLGQDIPILLNYLPSVVSSTDGGAGVGYTYMSVRGSNSERINVTVNGIPYNDAESHGSFWVNLGDFASSTENLQLQRGVGTSTNGSGAFGASLNILTDAISDEAYGEISNSFGSFNTRKHTVKFSTGKLNNHIEIAGRLSNISTDGYVDRASADLKSYFLQGSYSDENTLIKAITFGGKELTYQAWEGLTATQLKEDRKQNPYTYDNEVDDYNQNHYQLHWNEKLNNNWSTTLGLNYTKGSGFFEQFKEEESAADFNNLIVDDSDVIVRRWLDNDFYVFNFNTNYKTDKINFITGISYSHYTGDHFGEVIWGENLAPNVSIRDRYYFSDAKKTDFSMFAKATFSINEKLSAYADLQGRFVGYQTKGITNDIVPIDVDANFNFFNPKFGFTYNINQNNNLYTSFAVANREPNRNDFENGVSTPESLNDFELGWRLNNGNIKLNTNVYYMDYKDQLVLTGALDDVGQPIRATSGSSYRLGLEIDADIRISDKFSIKPNAAFSNNKNRDFVTEIDGNLQNLGNTDLSFSPEVIAGNMFIYNPLENLQFTFLSKYVGQQLMSNLNSAVSDNDVLDSFFTSDINVVYQIKTNKIFKSITLTALVNNIFNAEYVDRGYYYTYDDTWSNPGTATTVDGAGFYPQATRNFLVGATLNF
- a CDS encoding DUF3575 domain-containing protein — translated: MKKITLLILLFVTSVSIAQEKEEEFPQDIGKKHEIKINALTLLAAKWLDVSYEKLINEESSFGVSATINTDKDIADLNYAITPFYRRYFSGKFARGFFVEGFGMLFSAEDNGLFNSTYEDVTGLALGISVGGKFVSKQGFSTELLLGIGRNFLESENNEAVGRVAISVGYRF
- a CDS encoding BamA/TamA family outer membrane protein; translation: MKNYQPKNKNQNLIFAIFTFLFVFSINSQEKEEKKGNGIDNFVETFTFYPNKKKVEKDSSLYLSKIITAPIVSYSPETDFGFGIGAKYLFKFKGSGDETRTSNMPVSMLYTLNNQFFIYSGFEIFTNQEKWVISGNIIFQNYPRLYYGIGQNSPDTNEEIYDTYQFLIEPIILKQAFTRYLFLGGGFRYNTIYDTTVEEDGLLDTNMPSGFDGSTSTGVELALLYDSRDNILNASKGWYFEFTRGFYNTSLGGTHDFDLTRFDLRHYMKISQKNNDVLAFQAVGHFANGDVPLAELALFGNEQIMRGYIEGRYIEENLLAAQVEYRKTFKDSRFGFVAFVGAGDVFSKSTDLSLNDLKLNYGVGLRFMLDKKEKLNVRFDYGAGNESDGNFYVNIAEAF